The DNA segment CACACCCGATCCTGGGCACCGCCTACATCTCCCTCCGGCTGCTGCCGAAGGGCTGCCTGCACGGATTCATAGCGGCGATAGGCCTCGCCCCGATAGTTTTCGGCCTCCAGGAAGGCTGGCATCCGACCGCGATACGGCTCGGGAACCTCTCCATCCAGGTAGGCAGATATCATTTCCAGTTCACGGGATGTAGACATCACCTTCCTCCATCAACTTGGCAATCCGTTCACGTGCGCGAAACACGCGCACCTTTACGTTTCCTTCGCGTATGCCCATAACAGCACCGATTTCCTTGTAGGAAAGCCCGCCATACTCTTTCAGCACCAGTACGGTGCGCAACTTTTCCGGCAACTGCTGCAGTACATCCTGAACCTGCTGCGCTGAATCCTGCTTGAGCAGGGCAGTCTCTCCGGTCTCCTGAGCCCGCTTCGGCTCAAAAAACGCCTTTTCGTAGGCGCGATACTCACGACCCTTGCGCTTCTGATAGTTCAGGGCCATGTTCTTGGAAACCCGAATCAGCCAGTATTTAGCCTGCGCCACATCTGCCAGCCGCTCGCGGTGCTCGTAGTACTTGATAAAAGCCTCCTGCACCAGCTCCTCGGCGGCATCCTCATTATTCACGATCCGCAATACCACGCGGTAGATAATGGGGAATACGTGCCTGTACACTTCCTGGAATTCCGGGATTCCATCGCTCTGTTCTCTCTGCATAACAAACAAGCCGTACCGTTGCCGGTTACAGGTTCCTTTCTCCCCAGTGATTAATGGCCACACCCTATCATAACAGCACAAAAAAGGCTATGATCACCGCGTGAAGCCGGTACTCGAATCCTATGCATCTATCGATATCCCTGCAAGCCTTGGCAGCCATCAGCGTGCGGTTGCCGTGCAGGACTATACAACCTTCCGCATCGGCGGCCGTGCCGACATCCTGGCACAGCCGCAGGACGAAACAACCTTGATCGCCTGGGTTGAATGGGCCCGATCACAGGACATCCCGTTTTTTATACTGGGCGGCGGATCCAACCTGCTGGTAAGTGACCGGGGAATCCGTGGCCTGGTAATCATGACCAGCGGGCTGCACACCTGCCGGCGACTGCCGGATCATGAATCCCGGCCGGTCGTAGAGATTGATGCTGGCACAGAGGTGTCACAGGCATGCCGGTGGTGCTGCCAACAGGGGCTGGCCGGACTGGATTTTCTGTATGCCATGCCGGGCAGTATTGGCGGCGCACTGTGGATGAACGCCCGGTGCTACGGCTCGGAAATCGCTGCGGTACTGCAGCAAGTGCGCTACTATGTTCCCGGCCAGGGGATCAGGATCTATCACCATGATCCTGCGGACTGGGACTACAAGCTTTCACCATTCCAGCGCCCTGACCGGATTATTCTCTCGGCACGTTTTGTGATGCAGCCGGAAGACCCGGCAGCCATTCAGGAGCGCATGCAGGAACACGAGCAGGACCG comes from the Spirochaeta africana DSM 8902 genome and includes:
- a CDS encoding RNA polymerase sigma factor translates to MVLRIVNNEDAAEELVQEAFIKYYEHRERLADVAQAKYWLIRVSKNMALNYQKRKGREYRAYEKAFFEPKRAQETGETALLKQDSAQQVQDVLQQLPEKLRTVLVLKEYGGLSYKEIGAVMGIREGNVKVRVFRARERIAKLMEEGDVYIP
- the murB gene encoding UDP-N-acetylmuramate dehydrogenase, giving the protein MKPVLESYASIDIPASLGSHQRAVAVQDYTTFRIGGRADILAQPQDETTLIAWVEWARSQDIPFFILGGGSNLLVSDRGIRGLVIMTSGLHTCRRLPDHESRPVVEIDAGTEVSQACRWCCQQGLAGLDFLYAMPGSIGGALWMNARCYGSEIAAVLQQVRYYVPGQGIRIYHHDPADWDYKLSPFQRPDRIILSARFVMQPEDPAAIQERMQEHEQDRIAKGHFRFPSAGSTFKNNYDYGKPTGKIIDELGLRGHEQGGARIAPYHGNIFINTGSATAADVRQLISEVQQIARQRVGVELEPEVLFVGDWPDTSPR